The DNA segment ctgcaggcttactatccaggtctgtgcccaaacaatttgagcttctacttttaaaaatctttccagaaacaagtctctcaccgttgccgcttgttatagacccccttcagcccccagctgtgccctggacaccatatgtgaatatcttcagagttcgtactgttaggtgacctaaactgggacatgcttaacaccccggccgtcctacaatctaagatagatgtcctcaatctcacacaaattatcagtGAACCTACTAGGTACaccctaaatctgtaaccatgggcaccatcttagatatcatcctgaccaacttgccctctaaatacacctctgctgtcttcaaccaggatctcagcgatcattgcctgcgtgcgtaatgggtccgctgtcaaacaaccacccctcatcactgtcaaacgctccctaaaacacttcagcgagcaggcctttctaattgacctggcccgggtaggatattgacctcatcccatcagtagaggatgcctggttgctctttaaaagtgctttcctctcttaaataagcatgccccgttcaaaaaaatttagaactaagaacaaatatagcccttggttcactccagacctgactgcccttgaccagcacaaaaacatcttgTGGTGTTCTGCatttagcatcgaatagccccgcGATATGTAccctttcagggaagtcaggaactaatatactcagtcagttaggaaagcgaATGGCTAGCTttatcaaacagaaatttgcatcctgtagcactaattccaaaaagttttgggacactgtaaagtccatggagaataagagcacctcctcccagctgcccactgcactgaggataggaaacattgtcaccagcgataaatctacaataattgagaatttcaataagcatcttTCTACGGCtgaccatgctttccacctggctacccctaccccggccaacatctcagcaccctctgcagcaacttgcccaagcccccccctccccgcttctccttcgcccaaatccagacagctgatgttctgaaagagctgaaaaatctggatccctacaaatcagctgggctagacaatctggaccctctctttctaaaattatctgccgaaattgttgcaacccctattactagtctattcaacctctctttcgtatcgtctgagatccccaaagattggaaagctgccgcggtcatccccctcttcaaagggggagacactctagacccaaactgttatagacctatatccatcctgccctgcctttctaaaatcttcgaaagccaagttaacaaacagatcaccgaccatttcgaatcccaccgtaccttctccactatgcaatctggtttccgagctggtcatgggtgcacctcagccacgctcaaggtcctaaacgatatcataaccgccatcgataaaagacagtactgtgcagctgtcttcatcaacctggccaaggctttcgactgtcaatcactgcattcttattggcagactcaatagccttggcttctcaaatgactgcctcgcctggttcaccaactacttctcagatagagttcagtgtgtcaaatcggagggcctgttgtccggacctctggcagtctctatgggggtgccacagggttcgattctcgggccaactcttttctctgtatatatcaatgatgtcgctcttgctgctggtgattctctgatccacctctacgcagatgacaccattctgtatacatctggcccttctttggacactgtgctaacaaacctccaaacgagcttcaatgccatacaacactccttccatggcctccaactgcttttaaatgtaagtaaaactaaatgcatgctcttcaaccaattgctgcctgcaccctcccgcccaactagcatcactactctggatggttctgacttagaatatgtggacaactacaaatacctaggtatctggttagactgtaaactttccttccagactcacattaagcatatcCAATCCAAAATTCAATCTAGAAttagcttcctatttcgcaacaaagcctccttcattcatgctgccaaacataccctcataaaactgactatcctaccgatccttgacttcggcgatgtcatttacaaaatagcctccaacactctactcagaaaattgggtgtagtctatcacagtgccatctgttttgtcaccaaagccccatatactacccaccactgcgacctgtatgctcacgttggctggccctcactacatatttgtcgccaaacccactggctccaggtcatctataagtctatgttAGGCAAatccccaccttatctcagctcactggtcaccatagcaacatccacccgtagcacgcgctccagcaggtatatttcacgggtcacccccaaagccaacacttcctttggccacctttccttccagttctctgctgccaatgactggaacaaattgaaaaaaatcaccgaagctggagtcttatatctccctctctaactttaagcatcagctgtcagagcagcttaccgatcactgtacctgtacacatccaatctgtaaatagcacacccaactacctcatccccatattggtacttatcctcttgctcttttgcaccccagtatctctacttgcacatcatcatctacacatctatcacttcagtgttaatgctaaattgtaattatttcgcctctatggcctatttattgccttacctccctactcttctacatttgcaaacactgtacatagatttttctattgtgttattgactgtacgtttgtttgtgttactctgtgttgttgtttttgtcacactgctttgctttatcttggccaggtcgcagttgtaaatgagaacttgttctcaactggcctacctggttaaatacaaaagtgatgtactgggccgtacgcactacaatttgtagcgccttacggttagATGccttaccaggtggtgatgcaaccggtcaggatggtctcaatggtgcagctgtataactttttgaggatctggggacccatgccaaatcttttcagtctcctgagggggaaaaggtgttgtcgtgcccgcttcacaactgtcttgatgtgtttggaccatgatagttcgttggtgatgtggacaccaaggaacttgaaactctcaacccgctccactacagcccgtcgatgttaatagggtcctgttcggccctccttttcctgtagtccatgatcagcttgTTCCATAGTCAAACATCCCTTGACTCTCAATAACAGCATACAGTATACCGTATGTTACGAATGCATAAATACCAAATACTGTATAAGACTCTGTCCAAGACCAGGTACAGTACACTCTTCTTTCACAATTATGTGTTCAAATGTCTCCCTTCCTCTCAACTCCCTCTACCTCTACTGACCTCACCCTCCCGGcaccctccctccaccctcccccatCTCAGATCAAGAGTAACCACATCTTGCAGAGGCACCTCCAGACTTCCTTCACTTACAGTCTGTTTGAGACGGTGACCTCCACCCTGCTCCAGGGAGTGACAGGGGTAGAGGGTGATGGTCCTGTAGCCCAGACAGGCTACCCTGCCcctgagaaggaggagagggtccAGAGGGAGCAGATTGCCCTGGCCTGCGAGGTGACTAGCAAGCTATCTGCCCTGGACCTCCACCCCATGAGCCGGGCCATGGGCTTTGGGACACGCTACCTCCAGGAGCACCACACGGCCTGGGTGAAGAAACACGGGGGCTGGGTGAGTACTGCAGAACCAGAGCAGAGTCGTCTGTCAGGAGATTTTAAGGGGAATAACAGCTTAAAGTAGATGATATTCCTAAATGAGAGAAAAGATAGAAAAATGAACAGGGGAAAACAATGtattttttctacattttgtaatTCTGTCTTTTCTTCCTTCCAGAATAACGTGTTTGACAGTGAAGACACTGATTAGACCTGCCAGGCATTTCAGCTGCTTCAACCATTCATGGGAACcaatttacatttttatgaaGATTTTGCTGAATATTAAATGTTTAATTTGCTCCTAAAACTATGGATTCACTTACTGTTCTTACATTAATAAGGCTGTTTCTTAGTGAAACTGACTACATTTTGTTCATGTTAAAGAGATCCTTCAAaagttatgtactgttagataCTGAACATTGGTCCCAATTTAGACTTGAAATAAACAGGCTTAACATGGACttaagttgttgtttttttgacTAAAGTCCATGTTAAGTCACCTTGTCTCAAGTTTTTAAATATTAGGGCCTATACTGAATGTATAGCTTTCTTGATGTTTGGATTTATCTTAAactctaaaatgacattgaacCTGTGATTTATGAATGAACTGCTTAGTGTGGATTATCAATGAATTGCCTTGAAATGGTTGTATGTGGAAATGAACCTCTATCCCacaaacagttttttttatattACAACAGAAAGTAGTGTTAATGAGATATGTTGCTATTCCAGTGGTGTTACTGTGATAAAGTACACATTATTTGATACCATAAAGGAATTAAAGATTTGTTTTGTCATTTAATAGTCATTCATTTGTATTCTTTTGAATATAATTGTCTTCCTCTTTGTAAAGCTGTGAATGAAGACTATACATTTGCAATGTGCAGTGAAAACAGTATAGTAGAACGATACATGAAAGCAAAAGTACACAGATTCCAAATGGAACATTAAATCAGTTACCTCATCAGAGAGAATAAACCATTCCAGTCCAAGCATAACATGTATACATATACTTATAACATTAAGGCCAGAGAAGCCTGACATTAAAAATATTAGAACAATGATTCTCTTTTCCTAGTGTTTGTATTGTATTTGAATTACATTTGGGACATTTCTTTATTTCAAAGCAAATGGCAGCCAAGTTACATTTGACATATTTGTGACACATTTTGACTGCATAACAATGCAAAGCTCATTAATATCCTGTTGTATTCTTCACATTTGATGCACTGTACAGAATAAGTCAAAAATATCTCTAAATTTCCCCCAACAATTTCAAATACTATATATTTCAAGCATAACATATCCATATATTATTTAATGTATTATACTCTATCCCTCttaaactcaactctggaccgcGAAGCcaattccactgcatttttttttatttgttcccctctaatcagggactgatttagacgggtgtaattatcaggtagaacagaaaaccagcaggctccggacctcgtagggtatgagttgaatacccctgctctaTACAATAAACTCTGAGTGGAAAATAGATCTGATTTATTTTTCATGTCACTTCAAACATTTACTATTTTATCTATTTTTATTTTAAGAGATATCTGTGCACTATACAGGTCATGTCTGTTTCATTTCCACAAAGATGTTATATTCAACAAGTATATGCCCAAGATACACAAGTGCTATATTCCCAGGTATGTGTTCATCTTGCCCAGGGCATCACACACGGTGGTGAGGTCACTGCGAAGGTCCTGCACCACATTCTCGATGCTCCTAGTGTCCTTCAGCAGGTCTATGCTCTGGGTGTAGGGGTTGTAGTACACTGAGAACGGCCTCTTGATCGTCTTGGCAAACTCCCTGTTGGTAGAAGGAATATACTTGACTGCAAAGAAGAGTTACTTCAGTGGACTCCTGTCTTGTCAGCATGTAACCTAGTAAACTAGTGGACTTCTGTCTCGTCAGCATGTAACATACTAAACCAGTGGACTCCTGTCTTGTCAGCATGTAACCTACTAAACCAGTGGACTCCTGTCTTGTCAGCATGTAACCTACTAAACCAGAGCATGCAGTTTTTACGAGCAATTTTAATAACTTTGTCCTGATTCCTAGACTCTCATATTCAGTATATGTGGCCCATgtgggaatcaaacacacaacCTTCATGTCCTAGGGTGGTCTGGCTTAAGTCGCTGCCTCCAGAACACATATACCGCTGCAGAATGGGTTTCAAACAAATAATTGTGAGAGGAGTGGTACTGCCCCAATCCTTAAAAATAAACTGTTATCCATTAAGCCATTGGGTTGCCCTTAGTTTTACCTCATCTTCTCTTTGGCTTCTTCAAAGCTGTCAGAGACAAAGTAGACCTCCTGGAAGGTTGTGATGAGGCACTCCTGGTAGCAGGTGGTTCCAGGGTCAAACATCTTCACTGAGGCTTTGTCAGACAGGGCATGCTGTGAGGAAATAATCAGCCCATCACTGagtctgagtgagtgtgtgagtgtgagtgtgtgtgtgtgtgcgagcgctTTACCTTCAGCTCTCCAATAGATGACAGCAAACCTGCACCATAGGCCCTCAGCTGGCCGTCTTGTTTGCACAAGCCGAACTCAATGGTGAAGAAATAACACTGTCAACAGCATAGAACGAAACAGTCAGTCAgcctttataaaaaataaaaaaatcaaagTAACAAAATCCAAATCACGCTTATTTTTGTATTCTTTTTTACAAATCACCCTGCATTAGGTGCATTATCAGGGTGTTGTACTCACGGTGGCTAGTTTCTGTACGTCCTCATCAGATGCCCCTAGAGATGCCAGGCCTATCTCCTGGGAGAACTGGGCGAACTTGGGGTCGGCCAGGAGCGGAACATGACCGAGCAGCTCATGACACGTGTCCCTGTATCCAGATATCAGATAATATTCTGATATCATTAGATATCGCCTAGTGAAATGCAAACGGCATCTATCGAAACTAACAATATGCTACAGACTAAACTACACATTATcgttatcccctctctctctctttctctcctgttaTCGTTATcgttatccatctctctctccctctcgaaTAATCATACAATAGTTTATTTTACTTTGATGTTGAGCGCTTCAGTTTGAACAAGTAATGCGATGCCAAATGCTGTGAAACTCGGAACATGTTATACCTCTGGTGATGATGTACTCACGGTTCGGGTGTGTAGAGCGGGTCAGTGCTGTGGCGGACATATTGAGTGCAGTTAAACACCCGGTAAGCCAGACCGGCCAGGAAGTCCCGAGGAGACAGGTATCCTGCCACAGGCCTCACCGTGAACCCAGACGTCTCTGAAACAGTCGCACACAAACAACAGGATCAATatatgatcattatggccaatgCCTTTAGGGAACTTTGAAGGAAGGAAATGTCTTCTTCTTTGGACCGAAGTTTCAATGACAGATGTGGCTTTTTAGGGTCAGCCTGAGGTTACACAGGTGAGACACAGTGTCAGTGAGGACGAACGTGTTACCAAGCTATCTGAGGCTGATTCAGTCTTGCTGTTATGAGTGAATGTGTTATGGTTCTACTGTACACTGATAATGGTGACAACAATGTGTTGTTACGGTCATCAGGGTTGTTAGAGGTATTCATCAGCCTATACCTTTCAAGAACAGGGACACGTCCTCCAGTTGGGGGATGTTGTCCTCCCGATACCCACAATGCTTAGTGAGCAGGGGTAGGTTCTTCAGGTACTCTCTACAGGCGTGTGTGGGGTAGAGCTTGGTGAGCTCCCTGTACACCACGCCCCAGGTCCTCACCTCCTCTGGGGTGTACTTGATGTGGGGGATAGGCTGGCCACTGGGGAATGGAGGTGGACGCAGATAAGGATATAACCACACTTATATTACACTATTTTGTTATATCATATGCACACTGAGCTTTTATTTGTTATCTGTATTTACATTGTAATACCAACAAAATAGTGTGCTAACACTGCAATTAGTATAACAGTATTAGTGTAAGAAAATAACAGGTTACCAGAGTGTTTCCACAGTAAAGcaacagaaagagaagagaagagactaCTCATACTATTTGTAATTCATGGCCATTTCCACAAAGTACTTCCTCCTCTGGCGGTATACATTATCTTTGAAGCCCTGGAGTCAGAGCAGGGGATCAGAAGTTAGATAAGGAACAGGATCACACAGAGTTATCTGTCATGTCAACCAGCCAACAGTGGTGATATACTGGAGTTCCTGTGA comes from the Salvelinus namaycush isolate Seneca chromosome 21, SaNama_1.0, whole genome shotgun sequence genome and includes:
- the LOC120066332 gene encoding apoptosis facilitator Bcl-2-like protein 14 isoform X3 → MENHATAGATVDACGVDQRSDEYRLLMAYCGKRKRQRSVPMPQFQGLIQKEGPPPSRHNATFYETGPIHRGFRSCAPSRHGRMADVIRRLVELLKASGDKLNEEIKSNHILQRHLQTSFTYSLFETVTSTLLQGVTGVEGDGPVAQTGYPAPEKEERVQREQIALACEVTSKLSALDLHPMSRAMGFGTRYLQEHHTAWVKKHGGWNNVFDSEDTD
- the tph2 gene encoding tryptophan 5-hydroxylase 2 isoform X2, translated to MQPAMMMFSSKYWSRRGLSLDSAMFDQQKQHHTGGQMSRRPSFCPIDENPTDKEIRESRESGKTAVVFSLKNEVGCLVKALRLFQEKHVNLAHIESRMSKRIATEVEIYADCSCSKKEFNELLEHLKDHVNIISFNTPQNQWSTEAGCIDDVCVCNALSYGEEVPWFPQKIAELDQCSHRVLMYGSELDADHPGFKDNVYRQRRKYFVEMAMNYKYGQPIPHIKYTPEEVRTWGVVYRELTKLYPTHACREYLKNLPLLTKHCGYREDNIPQLEDVSLFLKETSGFTVRPVAGYLSPRDFLAGLAYRVFNCTQYVRHSTDPLYTPEPDTCHELLGHVPLLADPKFAQFSQEIGLASLGASDEDVQKLATCYFFTIEFGLCKQDGQLRAYGAGLLSSIGELKHALSDKASVKMFDPGTTCYQECLITTFQEVYFVSDSFEEAKEKMREFAKTIKRPFSVYYNPYTQSIDLLKDTRSIENVVQDLRSDLTTVCDALGKMNTYLGI
- the tph2 gene encoding tryptophan 5-hydroxylase 2 isoform X3, which translates into the protein MQPAMMMFSSKYWSRRGLSLDSAMFDQQKQHHTGGQMSRRPSFCPIDENPTDKEIRESRESGKTAVVFSLKNEVGCLVKALRLFQEKHVNLAHIESRMSKRIATEVEIYADCSCSKKEFNELLEHLKDHVNIISFNTPQNQWSTEADGEEVPWFPQKIAELDQCSHRVLMYGSELDADHPGFKDNVYRQRRKYFVEMAMNYKYGQPIPHIKYTPEEVRTWGVVYRELTKLYPTHACREYLKNLPLLTKHCGYREDNIPQLEDVSLFLKETSGFTVRPVAGYLSPRDFLAGLAYRVFNCTQYVRHSTDPLYTPEPDTCHELLGHVPLLADPKFAQFSQEIGLASLGASDEDVQKLATCYFFTIEFGLCKQDGQLRAYGAGLLSSIGELKHALSDKASVKMFDPGTTCYQECLITTFQEVYFVSDSFEEAKEKMREFAKTIKRPFSVYYNPYTQSIDLLKDTRSIENVVQDLRSDLTTVCDALGKMNTYLGI
- the tph2 gene encoding tryptophan 5-hydroxylase 2 isoform X1, which produces MQPAMMMFSSKYWSRRGLSLDSAMFDQQKQHHTGGQMVSEMLHGMRSNENPTDKEIRESRESGKTAVVFSLKNEVGCLVKALRLFQEKHVNLAHIESRMSKRIATEVEIYADCSCSKKEFNELLEHLKDHVNIISFNTPQNQWSTEADGEEVPWFPQKIAELDQCSHRVLMYGSELDADHPGFKDNVYRQRRKYFVEMAMNYKYGQPIPHIKYTPEEVRTWGVVYRELTKLYPTHACREYLKNLPLLTKHCGYREDNIPQLEDVSLFLKETSGFTVRPVAGYLSPRDFLAGLAYRVFNCTQYVRHSTDPLYTPEPDTCHELLGHVPLLADPKFAQFSQEIGLASLGASDEDVQKLATCYFFTIEFGLCKQDGQLRAYGAGLLSSIGELKHALSDKASVKMFDPGTTCYQECLITTFQEVYFVSDSFEEAKEKMREFAKTIKRPFSVYYNPYTQSIDLLKDTRSIENVVQDLRSDLTTVCDALGKMNTYLGI